Proteins from a single region of Pseudorasbora parva isolate DD20220531a chromosome 22, ASM2467924v1, whole genome shotgun sequence:
- the tdo2b gene encoding tryptophan 2,3-dioxygenase B gives MSGCPFFERKHQLFTSKPSEAEEEDESQKGINKATKGGIIYGEYLQLDKVLNAQVLQSQLKGNKIHDEHLFIVTHQAYELWFKQILWELDSVRDLFIKNHVRDERNMLKVVSRIHRITMIFKLLVEQFAVLETMTALDFFDFREYLSPASGFQSLQFRLLEGKIGVADHLRVPYNRRHYRDNFHAHESETLLSSEQEPTLLQLVEQWLERTPGLEKDGFNFWGKLKANIEEGHKMEKHKLEKMEDSDVKQELLEDLNIQTEVFAALFDPKRHEHLLSKGERRLSYKALQGALMINFYREEPRFQVPFQLLTALMEIDTLMTKWRYNHVCMVHRMIGSKAGTGGSSGYHYLRSTVSDRYKVFVDLFNLASFLVPRAWVPKLNPNVHKFPYMAEYYDSSYNSCSGEDSD, from the exons ATGAGTGGATGTCCGTTTTTTGAAAGAAAGCATCA ATTGTTTACCAGCAAGCCCAGTGAGGCAGAGGAAGAGGATGAATCCCAAAAGGGCATCAACAAAGCCACTAAAGGAGGAATCATCTATGGAGAATACTTACAG CTTGACAAGGTGCTGAACGCTCAAGTTTTGCAGAGTCAACTAAAAGGTAACAAAATCCATGATGAGCATCTCTTCATCGTTACCCACCAAG CGTACGAGTTGTGGTTTAAGCAGATATTGTGGGAGCTTGATTCAGTTCGGGACCTGTTCATTAAAAACCAC GTTCGGGATGAGAGAAACATGCTGAAGGTGGTGAGCAGGATCCACAGGATCACCATGATCTTCAAACTGCTGGTGGAACAGTTTGCTGTCCTGGAGACCATGACTGCCCTTGACTTCTTTGACTTCAG GGAGTATCTGTCCCCAGCTTCGGGATTCCAGAGTCTTCAGTTCCGTCTCCTTGAGGGTAAGATTGGTGTGGCGGATCATTTGAGAGTCCCCTACAACCGACGACACTACAGAGATAACTTCCACGCACATGAGAGTGAGACCCTACTGAGTTCAGAGCAGGAACCCACTCTCCTTCAGCTGGTCGAG CAATGGCTGGAGAGGACTCCTGGACTTGAAAAAGATGGATTTAATTTCTGGGGGAAACTAAAAGCCAACATTGAAGAGGGTCACAAGATGGAGAAGCACAAACTGGAG AAAATGGAAGATTCTGATGTAAAGCAGGAACTTCTAGAGGATCTAAACATACAGACTGAGGTCTTTGCTGCCCTATTTGACCCAAAACGCCATGAACATCTTTTAAGCAAAG GTGAACGTCGACTTTCTTACAAGGCCCTTCAAGGAGCTCTAATGATCAATTTCTATAG GGAAGAGCCTCGCTTCCAGGTGCCCTTCCAGCTCCTGACTGCGCTGATGGAGATCGATACGCTTATGACCAAGTGGAGAT ATAACCATGTCTGTATGGTGCACAGAATGATTGGTAGTAAGGCAGGGACAGGTGGATCTTCAGGATACCATTACCTGCGCTCcactgtcag TGACCGTTACAAAGTGTTTGTGGATTTGTTCAACCTGGCGTCATTCCTGGTACCTCGCGCCTGGGTGCCCAAACTGAACCCAAACGTCCATAAATTCCCCTACATGGCCGAGTATTACGACAGCTCGTACAATTCATGCAGCGGTGAGGATTCAGATTAG